In Drosophila subpulchrella strain 33 F10 #4 breed RU33 chromosome X, RU_Dsub_v1.1 Primary Assembly, whole genome shotgun sequence, the DNA window CATTATCTGGGCACGTAGTCAGTTGTGGATTCCTTGGCCTCGGGAAGGGGCCAAGTCCCCGGACTCAGACGCAGAACCAGACCGAGCCAAGACCCGTGGCTGTGGTCAGCTTTCGGGGGATTGTGATACTTCTGCGGTCGCGTGACCTTTGCCCTCCGCCCTGGGCACAAAGAACTTGCAACAAATTCGAAAGAATGTGGCAACAACTTGAGGTGCCAGTGGGGGATTCTCCGTGTCTCGGTCAGTAGTCAGTGATCGGATTGGTCCAGTTGGCCAGTTGGTCAAGGGGTTCCTCGACTTTATTCACTGCATTCGAAACCTGCGTGTGCTGCTGCATTCAACTTGGCCCTCTTCCCACATTTTAACTCTAGTTTATCACATTTATATGCCATTTACTTGCAATTCATTGAGATGTTTTATTCAATCGAGTGTTGTAAAAGTCATGCAGTTAATTTCTTAATTTCTGAAAACCAAGAAAACTTTGAGTTGATTAGCAAATTAAAGATAAGAGCATTTTGTATTGTTTCTTTGTATATTTTTGccaaaatatttctttgttgaATAAAATGTtactcatttaaaaaaaattattttcgcAGCATTTAACTTTGAACTCTTTccacatttaatttttaataaatatttatcaaatACCTACAATTTATtgagtttttttttccatttaatAATGTTATATTATTTACAATTTGGCAAGTTGAAATAACTTAAAGTTGATAAGCAAATTAAagataaatgtattttgtatagtgtttttatttcttgtggtttatcaaaatattgctttgttttaaaatgttactcattttaaaaacattgaTTACGAAGTGGACAGctgattttaatattcattAGAATTACATAAGGTAGAATTTCATGTGTTTTTCCTTACGTTTCCTTGAGTTGAAGATATTTTTCCTGAATTTTACACATGTTAATTTGCCCCGTGCTCGCTCATTTGGCCAATTGCCTTTCGCTGCTTTGCAATTCATGTTCCAATCGTTCACTCGTCCATTTGCTCATTCATTGATGATTTAAGTGCCGTTTCGGCTTTCGACAATCCTGGGGGATCCTGCAGCCCCCGAGGCCCACGAATTCCCCACATCCCTCCAGTCCCCCAGTAAAATGCACCTCGCGGCCTGCGAAGCCAGTTTGCCAATTATTCATGCAGCCTAAACACAAAACAGAAGCTgcctatgtgtgtgtgtgtgtgtgtggatggGATGGTGTGTGTGAGATAgcgcgcgtgtgtgtgtgtgagggaGTCCATGTGGGTGCAATTAAACCAAACTGTCTCTCTGTCCATCTGGCAGCCTCAACTCATCTCCGCTTCCGCCGCTGAGCACTGCGAGAAATAAGTATCATCTTTATACATAAAACTGCCTTTAAAGTAGTCTTGATTTGAGACTAAActtagttttattcttactagtatatgaaataaaataaagctgTGCTTAAAAAATAGGAATGGAAAAGTATTTAGGCATATCTGTTAATATCTGAATATTATAAATTCAAATAACTACAAGTCTAAATTTATATAGCAAAACATATGAGTGTTTTCATACTATCTTcaaaacaaagaaacaaaacaaagacatatttttaaacaaagaAACATTTGGTAAAGCCACAAAAACATGCGATTACAAAACTGATTATGTTCCATTATAAAAGcgtgtttaatttttttaaatgtttattcatttttcaaaaatgtggCAGCCTGCAGCTTTTTATTTGTGCCTCCTTATTGTCGTGCATCAATCGTTGGCCGATTTccaagattttgaaatccagAAAAAGTTGGATGGGATTAGAGATCAAAACACAGCTCTTCAGGAATCCCTGAAGACGATAATAACAAAAGAAGACTTCGAGACGAGATTGCAGGTCTTACAAAACCAGCTGGATGGTGAATTTCTGACGCTTCAGACCCGTTTCAAAGAACTTCAGAACAAACTGCCTCAGAAAGGCAATTCACAACATATCCCTCCGAAGTTCGAGCAAATCGGCTCGagatatttttatatagaAAATGATATTATTCAGGATTGGGCTACAGCTGGAGAGACCTGTCGCCAGATGGGCGGTTATTTGGCATCCATCCAAGACGAAGTG includes these proteins:
- the LOC119555849 gene encoding uncharacterized protein LOC119555849 translates to MWQPAAFYLCLLIVVHQSLADFQDFEIQKKLDGIRDQNTALQESLKTIITKEDFETRLQVLQNQLDGEFLTLQTRFKELQNKLPQKGNSQHIPPKFEQIGSRYFYIENDIIQDWATAGETCRQMGGYLASIQDEVELNAIKEKLSADSYYWLGIHNRGLKEDFMSLASGKPAIFLKWHIGYPRGAGTPTQSATNNS